In Epinephelus fuscoguttatus linkage group LG15, E.fuscoguttatus.final_Chr_v1, a genomic segment contains:
- the LOC125901651 gene encoding tripartite motif-containing protein 16-like: MAQKGVQLDRETFSCPICLDLLKDPVTTPCGHSYCMNCIKTHWDEEDEKKVHSCPQCRQTFTPRPVLLKNTMLAVLVEELKKTGLQAAPADHCYAGPEDVACDVCTGRKLKALKSCLVCFASFCEQHLQPHYESPAFEKHKLVDPSNKLQENICSRHKVMKTFCRTDQQCICYLCSVDEHKGHDTVSAAAERTERQRELEVSRQNIQQRIQDREKDVKLLQQEVEAINRSADKAVEDSEKIFTELIRLMEKRRSDVKQQVRSQQETEVSGVKELEEKLEQEITELKRKDAELMKLSHTEDHTQFLHNYSSLSPLSESTDSSSINIRPLRYFEDVTAAVSELRDKLQDVLREKWTNISQTVTDVDVLLSNSQQEPKTRAGFLKYSREITLDPNTANTYLLLSEGNRRVTLMDEEQSYSSHPDRFTKWWQVLSRESLTGRCYWEVEWRGGGVDVAVTYKNIIRAGNYNKCALGHNDKSWALYPDNNRYQFWYNNISTPVSGPQSSRVGVYLDHSAGILSFYSVSETMTLLHRVQTTFTQPLCAGIGLYSPVGSTAQFCQLK, from the coding sequence ATGGCGCAGAAAGGAGTTCAGCTGGACAGAGAAACCTTCTCTTGTCCCATCTGTCTGGATCTACTGAAGGATCCGGTGACTACTCCCTGTGGACACAGCTACTGCATGAACTGTATTAAAACTCACTGGGATGAAGAGGACGAGAAGAAAGTCCACAGCTGCCCTCAGTGCAGGCAGACCTTCACACCGAGGCCTGTCCTGCTGAAAAACACCATGTTAGCAGTTTTAGTGGAGGAACTGAAGAAGACTGGACTCcaagctgctcctgctgatcaCTGCTATGCTGGACCTGAAGATGTGGCCTGTGATGTCTGCACTGGGAGAAAACTGAAAGCTCTCAAGTCCTGTCTCGTGTGTTTTGCTTCTTTCTGTGAGCAGCACCTTCAGCCTCATTATGAATCTCCTGCCTTTGAAAAACATAAGCTGGTGGACCCCTCCAACAAGCTCCAGGAGAACATCTGCTCTCGTCATAAGGTGATGAAGACGTTCTGTCGTACTGATCAGCAGTGTATCTGTTATCTCTGCTCTGTGGATGAACATAAAGGCCACGACACAgtctcagctgcagcagagaggactgagaggcagagagagctggaggtgagtcgacaaaacatccagcagagaatccaggacagagagaaagatgtgaagctgcttcaacaggaggtggaggctATCAATCGCTCTGCTGATAAAGCAGTGGAGGACAGTGAGAAGATCTTCACTGAGCTGATCCGTCTCATGGAGAAAAGACGCTCTGATGTGAAGCAGCAGGTCAGatcccagcaggaaactgaAGTGAGTGGAGTCAAAGAGCTTGAGgagaagctggagcaggagatCACTGAGCTGAAGAGGAAAGACGCTGAGCTGATgaagctctcacacacagaggatcacACCCAGTTTCTACACAACTACTCCTCACTGTCACCACTCAGTGAATCTACAGACTCATCCAGCATCAATATCCGTCCTCTCAGGTACTTTGAGGATGTGACAGCGGCTGTGTCAGAGCTCAGAGATAAACTACAGGACGTTCTGAGAGAGAAATGGACAAACATCTCACAGACAGTGACTGATGTGGATGTTTTACTGTCAAATTCACAACAAGAGCCCAAGACCAGAGCTGGATTCTTAAAATATTCACGTGAAATCACACTGGatccaaacacagcaaacacataCCTGTTATTGTCTGAGGGGAACAGAAGAGTAACATTAATGGATGAAGAACAATCTTATTCTAGTCACCCAGACAGATTCACTAAATGGTGGCAGGTCCTGAGTAGAGAGAGTCTGACTGGACgttgttactgggaggtggagtggagaggaggaggagttgatGTAGCAGTCACATACAAGAATATCATCAGAGCAGGAAATTATAATAAATGTGCACTTGGACACAATGATAAATCTTGGGCTTTATATCCTGACAACAATAGGTATCAGTTCTGGTACAACAACATCAGCACTCCTGTCTCAGGTCCTCAGTCCTCCAGAGTAGGAGTGTACCTGGATCACAGTGCAGGTATTCTGTCCTTCTACAGCGTCTCTGAAACCATgactctcctccacagagtccagaccacattcactcagcctctctgtgcTGGAATTGGGCTTTACTCCCCTGTTGGAAGCACTGCTCAGTTCTGTCAACTCAAAtaa